The sequence TCATTAATATGATCATATTCTTTAGTCAACTTATGATTTGGCACTGCGATAACTTTAGCATCAATACCACCATCATCTTCCATCTTGAAAACACCTACAGCCCTGCAATTTATTACACAGCCTGCAAGTAAAGGGTATGGCGCAATAACTAAAACATCAATTGGATCACCATCATCGTATAGAGTATTTGGCACAAAGCCATAATTAGCTGGATATCTCATTGAAGAAGACATAAACCTGTCCACTACAATCATATTGCTATCTTTACAAAACTCATATTTAATTGGATCACTATCTTGAGGTATCTCAATAACTACATTAAAATCATTTGGAATATCTTTTCCACAAGGTATATTTTTTAGCATAGTAATTTCTCCTTTATTTTTGCTAAATTATAGACACCTGATACACTATGTGAGAGTCTAACATAAAAAACTTTGTATTTATATTACATAAATATTAAAATAGCCGAATATTGATTTAACAATTTTGTACG is a genomic window of Francisella sp. LA112445 containing:
- the ppa gene encoding inorganic diphosphatase, producing MLKNIPCGKDIPNDFNVVIEIPQDSDPIKYEFCKDSNMIVVDRFMSSSMRYPANYGFVPNTLYDDGDPIDVLVIAPYPLLAGCVINCRAVGVFKMEDDGGIDAKVIAVPNHKLTKEYDHINDIQDIPETLKRKIEHFFTHYKDLDSGKWVEVDGWDNADFARREIEKSVKNYK